In a genomic window of Bacteroidota bacterium:
- a CDS encoding chromophore lyase CpcT/CpeT has product MLERTIQVIGLLGLLLGVGCQAMRPAADPSSRLDQLAAQLTGSFSSTAQAEADSTYFDIRLQAAPIWTERSDGPWLYVEQAAASALSRPYRQRVYHLSARADGTLVSAVYELPGQALAYAGAWQTPTQFNTLEPSQLVERTGCAVLLRPDQQDRFIGATHEDDCQSSLRGATYATSEVEIGPEGMTSWDRGYAADGTQVWGAVTGPYRFDRIDG; this is encoded by the coding sequence GTGCTCGAACGAACGATCCAGGTCATCGGGCTCCTGGGTCTGTTGCTGGGCGTCGGTTGCCAGGCGATGCGTCCCGCAGCCGACCCGTCATCCCGTCTTGACCAGCTGGCGGCTCAGCTGACAGGCAGCTTCAGCAGCACTGCCCAAGCCGAGGCCGATTCGACCTATTTCGACATCCGGCTGCAGGCCGCGCCTATCTGGACGGAGCGCTCAGACGGGCCGTGGCTCTACGTCGAGCAGGCCGCCGCGTCAGCGCTGAGTCGTCCTTACCGGCAGCGGGTCTACCACCTGTCGGCACGCGCCGACGGTACGCTCGTGAGCGCGGTGTACGAACTCCCCGGGCAGGCACTCGCCTACGCGGGAGCCTGGCAAACCCCCACACAGTTCAATACGCTTGAGCCAAGCCAACTGGTCGAGCGAACCGGATGTGCGGTGCTGTTGCGCCCTGATCAACAAGACCGCTTCATAGGCGCAACGCACGAAGACGACTGCCAGAGTTCGCTGCGCGGGGCGACCTACGCCACCAGCGAGGTCGAGATTGGCCCAGAGGGCATGACGAGTTGGGACCGAGGGTATGCCGCTGATGGTACCCAGGTCTGGGGTGCTGTGACGGGGCCGTATCGGTTTGACCGCATCGACGGCTAG
- a CDS encoding DUF1573 domain-containing protein: MLTRIFAALLLLVLVAPAAAAQDALAFNATTHDFGEIMEGDVATTTFTFTNESTAPVRLLEVRPSCGCTAPDWSREPVAPGEAGSVTVAYDSSGRPGAFSRDVTVRAETVGEDGSTALAPVSLTVTGTVAVTTLAGGPQQGSLMLSADAHDFGTVSPGRVVHTFLVQNKGDRPVRLQGAAVYGGEVEVVLPDTPLFVGDLAEVFVAVNTDAVEGKAFDIAVVLDTTDETQPKKSLRLTGRMASGE; this comes from the coding sequence ATGCTCACCCGGATCTTTGCAGCCCTGCTTCTCCTCGTGCTCGTGGCCCCTGCCGCGGCCGCGCAAGACGCGCTCGCGTTCAACGCGACGACGCACGACTTCGGCGAGATCATGGAGGGTGACGTGGCGACGACCACCTTCACCTTCACCAACGAGAGCACGGCGCCGGTTCGACTCCTGGAGGTCCGCCCGTCATGTGGTTGTACGGCGCCGGACTGGTCACGCGAGCCCGTGGCCCCAGGCGAAGCAGGAAGCGTCACCGTGGCCTACGACTCAAGTGGACGCCCGGGCGCCTTCTCGCGAGACGTAACCGTACGTGCAGAGACCGTCGGCGAGGACGGAAGCACGGCACTCGCCCCGGTCTCCCTCACCGTCACGGGCACCGTCGCCGTGACCACGCTCGCGGGCGGGCCGCAGCAGGGCAGCCTGATGCTCAGCGCCGATGCGCACGACTTCGGCACTGTCTCACCCGGGCGCGTGGTGCACACCTTCCTGGTTCAGAATAAAGGTGACCGCCCTGTGCGTCTCCAGGGCGCGGCCGTGTACGGTGGCGAGGTCGAGGTGGTGCTTCCCGACACGCCGCTCTTCGTCGGCGACCTCGCCGAGGTCTTCGTGGCGGTGAACACCGATGCCGTCGAGGGCAAGGCGTTCGACATCGCCGTGGTGCTTGACACGACGGACGAGACGCAGCCGAAGAAGTCGCTGCGGCTCACCGGACGGATGGCATCGGGCGAATAG
- a CDS encoding PLP-dependent transferase — MATSPDALGSAPLGFGTRAVHAGQAPDPATGAIMTPIFQTSTYVQARPGEHQGHEYARVTNPTRTALEGNLAALEGAAHGIAFASGVAAIDALCKSLRPGDHIVSTNDLYGGTYRLFRQVYEPFGLRFSFGDLTDLDAFEAMLEPSTKLVWIETPTNPLLRIYDIAALAERTKAVSPDAIVVVDNTFSSPYLQRPLEHGADLVLHSTTKYLGGHSDVVGGAVLTSNEGWAEKLRFQIKATGAAPGPMDCFLVLRATKTLHLRMERHCANADAVARFLRDHPKVARVRFPGFDDHPGHAIAARQMQTPAGTPAFGGMVSFELVNDALDVAMDVMAATRVFSLAESLGGVESLISHPASMTHGSIPAEVRRAAGLPDSLIRLSVGVEDEADLLADLDQALTVA; from the coding sequence ATGGCTACTTCCCCCGATGCCCTCGGCTCTGCCCCCCTCGGTTTTGGCACCCGCGCCGTGCATGCGGGCCAGGCTCCAGACCCTGCGACCGGCGCGATCATGACGCCGATCTTCCAGACCTCGACCTACGTGCAGGCGCGGCCTGGCGAGCACCAGGGGCACGAGTACGCCCGCGTCACCAACCCGACGCGCACCGCGCTCGAAGGCAACCTCGCTGCGCTCGAAGGAGCCGCGCACGGCATCGCGTTTGCCTCGGGCGTCGCCGCCATCGACGCGCTGTGCAAGAGCCTCCGCCCCGGCGACCACATCGTCTCGACGAACGACCTCTATGGGGGCACCTACCGCCTCTTCCGCCAGGTCTACGAGCCGTTCGGCCTCCGCTTTTCCTTCGGCGACCTCACCGACCTCGACGCGTTCGAGGCGATGCTGGAGCCGTCGACCAAGCTCGTCTGGATTGAGACGCCGACAAACCCGCTGCTGCGGATCTATGACATCGCCGCCCTCGCCGAGCGCACCAAGGCGGTTAGCCCCGACGCCATCGTAGTCGTGGACAACACCTTCTCGTCACCCTACCTCCAGCGCCCCCTCGAACACGGTGCCGACCTCGTGCTCCACTCGACGACGAAGTACCTCGGCGGGCACTCCGACGTGGTCGGCGGGGCCGTGCTCACGAGCAACGAGGGGTGGGCCGAGAAGCTGCGGTTTCAGATCAAGGCGACCGGCGCGGCGCCCGGCCCGATGGACTGCTTCCTCGTCCTCCGCGCGACGAAGACGCTGCACCTGCGCATGGAGCGCCACTGCGCCAACGCGGACGCCGTGGCCCGCTTCCTGCGCGACCACCCGAAGGTCGCCCGCGTACGCTTTCCCGGCTTCGACGACCACCCCGGTCATGCCATTGCCGCTCGGCAGATGCAGACCCCGGCAGGGACGCCTGCGTTCGGCGGGATGGTGTCGTTCGAGTTGGTCAACGACGCGCTGGACGTGGCGATGGACGTGATGGCAGCCACGCGCGTCTTCAGCCTGGCGGAGAGCCTAGGCGGTGTCGAGAGCCTCATCTCGCACCCGGCCTCGATGACGCACGGCTCGATCCCCGCCGAGGTGCGCCGCGCGGCGGGCCTCCCCGACTCGCTCATCCGCCTGTCGGTCGGCGTGGAAGACGAGGCCGACCTCCTCGCCGACCTCGACCAAGCCCTGACCGTGGCGTGA
- a CDS encoding tetratricopeptide repeat protein: MTRTFPRLLLVPALALATLLLVGADGCASDPNVEGAKLEMRNNDHARALELVNLALETNPDNVQALIIKGQALTQIANDERDAVARRPLVEEALMALNRAQELTPEPDADVQNAVTTLWINEMQAGSRSFQRGAEDQSAYMAAAESFKNAGMVLPDSTDGHFNAGLAFIAAGSSESAVEPLEMAIANGDADADAYTYLARVYVEQAANAEAAEMTEKAAEMNSKASATLEAGVAAYPGDEGLQIELLNALQRAGEMDRAMATYEGIIAANPDNAQYVYNYGSLLLQANRYEEAQMQLMKAVELYEAQGEPSARALFNLGASFQNEAVDLYDQIEEMDTNADAAEIEQLEAQRTELFETALPHYEAARELNEANGDDASQVCNALFQVYAQLRMDEQARDAAECAGIDLN, from the coding sequence ATGACCCGTACGTTCCCCCGCCTTCTCCTCGTGCCCGCGCTCGCGCTGGCTACGCTCCTGCTCGTCGGGGCCGATGGTTGCGCCAGCGACCCCAACGTCGAGGGCGCCAAGCTCGAGATGCGCAACAACGACCACGCCCGCGCGCTCGAGCTCGTCAACCTCGCCCTCGAAACCAACCCGGACAACGTTCAGGCGCTCATCATCAAGGGCCAGGCCCTCACGCAGATCGCCAACGACGAGCGCGACGCCGTCGCCCGTCGCCCGCTCGTCGAGGAGGCGCTGATGGCCCTCAACCGCGCGCAGGAGCTGACGCCCGAGCCAGACGCCGACGTCCAGAATGCCGTCACCACGCTCTGGATCAACGAGATGCAGGCCGGCTCGCGCTCGTTCCAGCGCGGTGCCGAAGACCAGTCGGCCTACATGGCTGCCGCCGAGTCGTTTAAGAACGCTGGGATGGTCCTGCCGGATTCGACCGACGGGCACTTCAACGCTGGGCTGGCCTTCATTGCCGCGGGGAGCTCCGAGAGCGCCGTCGAGCCGCTTGAAATGGCCATTGCCAATGGCGACGCCGACGCCGACGCCTACACCTACCTCGCCCGCGTCTACGTCGAGCAGGCCGCCAACGCCGAAGCCGCCGAGATGACGGAGAAGGCCGCCGAGATGAACAGCAAGGCCTCGGCCACGCTCGAAGCAGGCGTCGCCGCCTACCCTGGCGACGAGGGCCTCCAGATCGAGCTGCTCAATGCCCTCCAGCGTGCCGGCGAGATGGACCGCGCCATGGCCACCTACGAGGGCATCATCGCGGCGAACCCGGACAACGCGCAGTATGTCTACAACTACGGCTCGCTGCTCCTCCAGGCCAACCGCTACGAGGAAGCCCAGATGCAGCTCATGAAGGCCGTCGAGCTATATGAGGCGCAAGGCGAACCAAGTGCTCGCGCGCTCTTCAACCTCGGGGCCTCCTTCCAGAACGAGGCGGTCGATCTCTACGACCAGATCGAGGAGATGGACACCAATGCGGACGCCGCCGAGATCGAGCAACTCGAGGCCCAGCGCACCGAGCTATTCGAGACGGCGCTCCCGCACTATGAGGCTGCCCGCGAGCTCAACGAAGCCAACGGCGACGACGCCTCGCAGGTCTGCAACGCGCTCTTCCAGGTCTACGCGCAGCTCCGCATGGACGAGCAAGCACGCGACGCCGCCGAGTGCGCTGGGATCGACCTGAACTAG